In the genome of Oncorhynchus mykiss isolate Arlee chromosome 18, USDA_OmykA_1.1, whole genome shotgun sequence, one region contains:
- the sdc2 gene encoding syndecan-2 → MRNIWIILTLGITAFLSGERIADAAKSSSEVDELFIDDTGSGGYYPEDDDDFNSGSGSGTAEEVIEEAVTVNTLYIVPKAEPTQDSTKDFTPRVETDTPREDLPGETPWKPVRTEPPVPVTEDLRKNQITSTPSSPLEPIDVRSENLFQRTEVLAAVIAGGVIGFLFAIFLILLLVYRMRKKDEGSYDLGERKPSGAAYQKAPTKEFYA, encoded by the exons ATAGCGGACGCGGCCAAGTCGTCCTCCGAAGTGGATGAACTTTTCATTGACGACACAGGGTCCGGGGGTTACTACCCTGAGGATGACGACGACTTTAACTCGGGGTCAGGATCAG GCACTGCTGAGGAGGTGATCGAGGAGGCGGTGACCGTGAACACGTTGTACATTGTGCCCAAAGCAGAACCCACCCAGGACTCCACCAAAGACTTCACTCCCAGAGTGGAGACAGACACGCCCAGAGAAGACCTGCCTGGGGAAACGCCCTGGAAGCCAGTCAGAACTGAG CCCCCAGTACCCGTCACCGAGGATCTACGCAAGAACCAGATCACCAGCACCCCCAGCTCCCCCCTGGAGCCCATCGATGTTCGCTCGGAAAACCTCTTCCAGAGGACGGAGGTGCTGGCAG cTGTCATTGCTGGTGGAGTTATTGGCTTCCTCTTTGccatcttcctcatcctcctcttggTTTACCGCATGAGGAAGAAGGACGAGGGCAGCTACGACCTGGGAGAGAGGAAACCCTCTGGGGCAGCCTATCAGAAGGCCCCAACCAAGGAGTTTTATGCATAA